The following coding sequences lie in one Notolabrus celidotus isolate fNotCel1 chromosome 20, fNotCel1.pri, whole genome shotgun sequence genomic window:
- the tbl3 gene encoding transducin beta-like protein 3 encodes MASANLQFKTNYVVSSKIEPFYKGGKVQISKDEKYIFCTCGSRVNVLEISTGKIVHCVEHDDQEDITSFALSCDDEMLVTASRALLLKQWDWKAAQCTRSWRAIHTVPVASMTFDSTSTLLATGGCDGTIKIWDVVKQYCTHNLKGSSGVVHLVQFHPDINKLQLFSSSLDCGIRLWDLRSSQCVCVLQSHYSAVTALSFSPDGGTMVSSGRDKICTVWDLESKEATRTVPVYEAVEGVVLLPDNKDFSQIGVKNTDLHFITAGSKGILRVWEASTARCVYTQTLPVSEEAEEEERDDDPRSLTYLLHLTDSSRLATVTAEHNIVLYQLPALSTQQQFVGYSDEVLDVKFLGKDDSHIVVATNSCQLKVFELLTNNCQILYGHTDTVLSLDVFKKGLLFASCAKDRSVRVWQMDSDTGQVTCVAHGSSHTNAVGSITCSRMKASFVVSGSQDCTVKVWDLPADLSTTGAEIHQLTARATEKAHDKDVNSVAVSPNDKLLASGSQDRTAKLWSLTGEGTVGLLGVFKGHRRGVWAVCFSPVDQVLATTSADGTTKLWSLQDFSCLKTFEGHDASVLKVIFVSRGTQLLTSGSDGLVKLWTIKTNECVKTLDAHQDKVWGLHSTRKDDKMVTGSADSNITVWLDVTEVELAEEQAKQEDQILKQQELSNLLHEKKYLKALGLAISLDQPHTVLTVIKAIRQGGEESKELLEKTVLKLRVDQKESLLRYCVVWNTNARNCQDAQAILQVLLTHLPPEELLLYQGTRTHLEGLIPYTERHMQRIGKMLQASMFLNYMWQKMRVAGAPSSMDQDEEMDTTPLAQPFFTIDKEKGTSSSNEEKQDGDDVDDAQDEDPNCQMEEEDEEDNEVSVTRKASMKNGRLEKNGESTKTNGNHHHSDSGESSEEDEDEKDQTVKAMKCPPVSSTPQCQTISS; translated from the exons ATGGCAAGCGCCAATCTTCAGTTCAAAACAAA CTATGTTGTCTCCAGCAAAATTGAACCATTCTACAAAGGAGGGAAAGTGCAG atcaGCAAAGATGAAAAGTACATCTTTTGCACTTGTGGTTCCCGCGTCAATGTTTTGGAGATCAGCACAGGGAAGATTGTCCATTGTGTTGAGCAC GATGATCAAGAGGACATCACATCTTTCGCCCTCAGCTGTGATGATGAG ATGCTTGTAACAGCTAGCAGAGCGCTGCTACTGAAGCAGTGGGACTGGAAGGCAGCTCAGTGTACTCGCTCCTGGAGGGCTATTCACACAGTTCCTGTAGCCAGTATGACCTTCGACTCCACCTCCACCCTCCTGGCCACAG GTGGCTGTGATGGCACTATAAAGATTTGGGATGTAGTGAAGCAGTACTGCACCCACAACCTCAAGGGGTCATCTGGCGTTGTGCA TTTGGTCCAGTTCCACCCAGACAtcaacaagctgcagctttTCTCCTCATCTCTGGACTGTGGCATCCGACTGTGGGACCTGCGCtctagtcagtgtgtgtgtgtgctgcagagccACTACAGCGCCGTCACTGCCCTCAGCTTCAGCCCCGATGGAGGCACCATGGTCAG CTCTGGCAGAGATAAGATTTGCACAGTGTGGGATCTGGAGTCCAAGGAGGCTACAAGAACTGTACCGGTCTATGAG GCTGTGGAGGGTGTCGTGCTTTTGCCTGACAATAAGGACTTCTCTCAAATTGGAGTCAAAAACACAGACTTACATTTCATTACAGCAGGGAGCAAAG GTATCTTGAGAGTGTGGGAGGCCAGCACGGCGCGATGTGTCTACACACAGACCCTCCCTGTCTCTGAAGAGgcggaggaagaagagagggacgACGACCCCCGCAGTCTGACATACCTCCTACACCTGACCGACTCCTCACGACTGGCCACAGTCACTGCAGAACACAACATTGTGCTGTACCAGCTGCCTGCTCTcagcacacagcagcag TTTGTGGGCTACAGCGACGAGGTCCTGGATGTGAAGTTTCTCGGTAAAGACGACAGCCACATCGTGGTGGCCACCAACAGCTGCCAGCTGAAGGTGTTCGAGCTGCTTACAAACAACTGCCAGATCCTGTACGGACACACAG ATACCGTCCTCTCATTGGACGTGTTCAAAAAGGGTCTACTCTTTGCAAGTTGTGCAAAG gACAGGTCTGTGCGTGTGTGGCAGATGGACAGTGACACTGGTCAGGTGACCTGTGTAGCTCATGGTTCAAGCCACACCAATGCGGTGGGCTCCATCACCTGCTCCAG GATGAAAGCATCCTTCGTCGTGTCTGGCAGTCAGGACTGCACGGTGAAGGTTTGGGACCTTCCAGCAGACTTGTCAACAACAGGAGCTGAAATACATCAGCTGACTGCCCgggccactgagaaggctcatGATAAG GATGTAAACAGCGTTGCAGTGTCGCCCAATGATAAGCTGCTGGCTTCAGGCTCACAGGACCGCACGGCCAAGTTGTGGTCGTTAACAGGAGAGGGGACTGTGGGCTTGCTCGGGGTGTTCAAGGGCCACCGGCGTGGTGTTTGGGCCGTCTGCTTCTCTCCAGTTGACCAGGTGCTGGCGACCACCTCTGCAGACGGCACCACCAAACTGTGGAGCCTGCAAGACTTCAGCTGCCTCAAG ACGTTCGAGGGTCACGACGCATCCGTTCTGAAGGTCATCTTCGTGAGCCGAGGCACTCAGCTGCTCACCAG TGGCTCAGATGGTTTAGTGAAGCTGTGGACCATAAAGACCAATGAGTGTGTGAAGACGCTAGACGCCCACCAGGACAAAGTGTGGGGTCTCCACAGCACCCGCAAAGACGACAAAATGGTGACCGGCTCGGCAGACTCTAACATCACAGTGTGGCTG GATGTGACTGAAGTGGAGCTTGCAGAGGAGCAGGCCAAGCAGGAGGATCAGATACTCAA GCAACAGGAGCTGTCCAACCTGCTCCATGAGAAGAAATACCTGAAGGCTTTGGGTCTCGCCATCTCTCTGGACCAACCTCACACGGTGCTCACTGTGATCAAAG CGATCCgtcaaggaggagaggaaagtaaAGAGCTGCTGGAGAAGACGGTGCTGAAGCTTCGAGTGGATCAGAAAG AGTCACTGCTGCGTTACTGCGTGGTTTGGAACACCAATGCCAGAAACTGTCAGGATGCACAGGCCATCCTGCAGGTGCTCCTCACACACCTGCCgcctgaggagctgctgctgtacCAGGGCACCCGCACACACCTGGAGGGACTCATCCCATACACAG AGAGGCACATGCAGAGGATCGGCAAAATGCTGCAGGCGTCCATGTTCTTGAACTACATGTGGCAGAAGATGAGAGTGGCTGGAGCTCCATCCAG CATGGACCAAGATGAAGAAATGGACACCACCCCTCTTGCACAGCCTTTCTTTACAATCGACAAGGAGAAAGGAACAAGCAGCAGCAATGAGGAGAAACAAGATGGAGATGATGTCGATGACGCACAGGATGAAGACCCAAACTGCCAAATGGAAGAAGAGGACGAAGAGGACAATGAGGTCAGCGTCACCAGGAAAGCATCCATGAAGAATGGCCGACTAGAAAAAAACGGAGAgagcacaaaaacaaatgggaACCACCACCACTCCGATAGCGGGGAGAGTTCAGAAGAAGACGAAGATGAAAAGGATCAAACTGTAAAAGCAATGAAATGTCCCCCAGTTTCTTCAACCCCACAATGCCAGACCATCAGCAGCTGA
- the rnf151 gene encoding RING finger protein 151, whose product MADPDVSTQSGGYDVELFVDTPDYDLICTICQGVLKCPVRAACHHIFCKKCILQWLKRQETCPCCRKPVNPSLIFVMFKLSKSIGRMKIKCKNEIRGCAETFPLSEQYCHSMSCLYELIPCPYQGCRAQLLRRDLDTHARHCEHWRQPCHMGCGTVLSHRTQAQHNCYKQLRQEYEARQRNHRAIATALQRKMRRMQSTMAHMKRQIGLICESLEVMDDLNEVEEEDLGESSGGSSGTPGSNNSNC is encoded by the exons ATG GCGGACCCAGATGTGTCGACACAGAGCGGGGGTTACGATGTGGAGCTGTTTGTGGACACTCCAGACTACGATCTGATCTGCACTATTTGCCAGGGTGTCCTCAAGTGTCCGGTGAGAGCTGCATGTCACCACATCTTCTGCAAGAAATGCATCTTACAGTGGCTGAAGAG GCAAGAGACCTGCCCCTGCTGCAGGAAGCCTGTAAACCCAAGCTTGATCTTTGTCATGTTCAAGCTAAGCAAATCTATTGGACGAATGAAGATCAAG TGTAAGAATGAGATCCGTGGTTGTGCAGAAACCTTCCCCCTCTCAGAGCAGTACTGCCACAGCATGAGCTGTCTGTACGAGCTCATCCCCTGCCCGTATCAGGGCTGCCGGGCGCAGCTCCTCCGCAGGGACCTGGACACTCACGCACGCCACTGTGAACACTGGCGTCAGCCCTGCCACATGGGCTGTGGGACGGTACTCTCCCACCGCACTCAGGCTCAACACAACTGCTACAAACAACTGAGGCAGGAGTATGAAGCCAGACAAAGGAACCACAGGGCCATTGCAACTGCCCtgcagaggaagatgaggaggatgcAGAGCACCATGGCTCATATGAAGAGGCAGATAGGGCTGATCTGTGAGAGCCTGGAGGTTATGGACGACCTGAacgaagtagaagaagaagaccttGGAGAGAGCAGTGGCGGCTCCAGTGGGACTCCGGGTAGCAACAACAGCAACTGTTGa
- the LOC117832040 gene encoding 40S ribosomal protein S2 gives MADDAGARGGFRGGFGAGGRGRGRGRGRGRGRGRGARGGKSEDKEWVPVTKLGRLVKDMKIKSLEEIYLYSLPIKESEIIDFFLGSGLKDEVLKIMPVQKQTRAGQRTRFKAFVAIGDYNGHVGLGVKCSKEVATAIRGAIILAKLSIVPVRRGYWGNKIGKPHTVPCKVTGRCGSVLVRLIPAPRGTGIVSAPVPKKLLMMAGIDDCYTSARGCTATLGNFAKATFDAISKTYSYLTPDLWKETVFTKSPYQEFTDHLAKTHTRVSVQRGQAVQATPS, from the exons ATGGCGGACGACGCCGGTGCTAGAGGAGGGTTTCGCGGAGGTTTTGGCGCAGGCGGCCGCGGTCGGGGCCGTGGACGCGGCAGAGGCCGTGGCAGGGGCCGTGGTGCCCGGGGAGGAAAGTCTGAGGACAAGGAG TGGGTGCCGGTCACCAAGCTGGGCCGCCTTGTTAAGGACATGAAGATCAAGTCCCTGGAGGAGATCTACCTGTACTCTCTGCCCATCAAG GAGTCTGAGATCATTGACTTCTTCCTGGGATCTGGTTTGAAAGATGAGGTTCTCAAGATTATGCCTGTCCAGAAACAGACCAGGGCTGGTCAGCGCACCAGGTTCAAG GCCTTTGTTGCCATTGGTGACTACAATGGCCACGTTGGACTGGGAGTGAAGTGCTCCAAAGAGGTGGCAACAGCCATCCGTGGAGCCATCATCCTGGCCAAGCTGTCCATCGTCCCCGTCAGGAGAGGTTACTGGGGTAACAAGATCGGTAAGCCCCACACCGTGCCCTGTAAGGTGACTGGTCGTTGCGGCTCTGTTCTGGTGCGTCTCATCCCTGCCCCCCGTGGTACCGGTATTGTGTCTGCCCCTGTGCCCAAGAAGCTGCTTATGATGGCTGGTATTGATGACTGCTATACATCTGCCAGGGGCTGCACTGCCACACTCGGCAACTTTG CCAAGGCCACCTTTGATGCCATCTCCAAGACTTACAGCTACCTGACTCCTGACCTCTGGAAGGAGACTGTCTTCACAAAGTCTCCATACCAG GAGTTCACTGACCATCTGGCCAAGACTCACACCAGAGTGTCTGTGCAGAGAGGACAGGCTGTCCAGGCAACACCCTCCTAA